A window of Aricia agestis chromosome 3, ilAriAges1.1, whole genome shotgun sequence contains these coding sequences:
- the LOC121740336 gene encoding synaptic vesicle glycoprotein 2A-like isoform X1, with product MVKACEPQAGEEIPHDHLYMVTGLSSNNLDKLAQVPLPEPEADFEAAIEATGYGRFNALLMLCCLPAFWSAVSVTSAPSYIFTQAVCDMNLRLLDMGTINAITYGGMIASAMVWGFLSDSLGRRKFLIWGFFASGVIELTASMSQSFTMLLITRFTSGFIFNGPFAVLISYIAELHRTSLRARVILLTSLFYTIANVTLPLLAWGILVNKWDVPVGSIFVIHSWNFFLLATALVPLITGAAFVFLPESPKFLMSRGRNEEAMEVFRKMYTMNTGLPPDTFPIKTLVKEKSEQLEQGVKALKGGMAQTAPLFKPPYLAYLILICGAHIGCMFGSNTIRLWYPQLAAMMGTHANESLCSAIAPLPVVEEEALSCAPIQTDMLTYLQSSIVGAGSVLTYSIGGALVNRCGKKLVAGICGLLGAVVIILMPVLGNSAGAVVVMVTVGLAFNSLSGASLSSIVVDLFPTSLRVMAMATFLMCGRLGTISGTVIFPALIDYGCLPPFIVVGVVLGACGVACFFLPNTNLKRLE from the exons ATGGTGAAAGCCTGCGAGCCCCAAGCGGGGGAGGAGATCCCCCATGACCACCTCTACATGGTCACCGGCCTGTCCTCCAACAACTTGGACAAGTTGGCACAAG TTCCCCTTCCAGAGCCCGAGGCGGACTTCGAAGCGGCGATCGAGGCGACAGGGTATGGTCGGTTCAACGCGCTGCTAATGCTGTGCTGCCTCCCGGCCTTCTGGAGCGCGGTGTCCGTCACAAGCGCGCCCTCCTACATCTTCACCCAGGCCGTCTGCGACATGAACCTGAGGTTGCTGGACATGGGCACCATCAACGCTATTACTTATGGAG GTATGATAGCATCGGCCATGGTGTGGGGTTTCCTCTCCGACTCACTCGGACGTCGCAAATTCCTCATCTGGGGATTCTTCGCGTCCGGCGTGATCGAGCTGACAGCCTCCATGAGTCAGAGCTTCACCATGCTGCTCATCACACGATTCACCAGTGGATTCAT CTTCAACGGTCCATTCGCCGTGCTGATATCGTACATAGCGGAGTTGCACCGCACGTCCCTGCGTGCTCGCGTCATCCTGCTCACCAGCCTGTTCTACACCATCGCCAACGTGACGCTGCCGCTGCTGGCCTGGGGCATCCTCGTCAATAAATGGGATGTGCCCGTTGGAAGCATCTTTG TGATTCACTCCTGGAACTTCTTTCTCCTGGCGACTGCGTTGGTTCCCCTCATAACTGGCGCAGCATTTGTCTTTCTCCCCGAGAGCCCCAAGTTCCTCATGTCCAGGGGTAGGAACGAGGAGGCGATGGAGGTTTTCCGCAAAATGTACACCATGAATACTGGACTGCCACCAGATACATTCCCA ATCAAGACTTTGGTCAAGGAAAAGTCGGAACAGTTGGAGCAAGGCGTGAAGGCGCTCAAAGGAGGCATGGCGCAAACAGCCCCCTTGTTCAAACCACCGTACCTGGCCTATCTGATCCTCATATGTGGAGCACACATTGGCTGCATGTTTGG ATCCAACACTATCCGACTCTGGTATCCCCAACTAGCAGCCATGATGGGAACTCATGCGAATGAGAGTTTATGCTCTGCCATCGCACCATTGCCAGTTGTTGAGGAGGAGGCGTTGTCATGTGCCCCCATACAGACAGATATGCTGACGTATTTGCAGAGCTCCATAGTAGGAGCTGGGTCGGTGCTCACTTACAGCATTGGCGGAGCGTTGGTGAATAG ATGCGGTAAGAAGCTGGTGGCCGGTATCTGCGGTCTGCTTGGGGCTGTGGTTATCATCCTCATGCCGGTGCTGGGCAACAGCGCGGGCGCCGTGGTGGTGATGGTGACGGTGGGACTCGCCTTCAACTCTTTGTCTGGGGCGTCGTTGTCGAGCATCGTTGTGGATCTCTTCCCTACGTCGCTCAG AGTGATGGCGATGGCTACGTTCCTGATGTGCGGGCGGCTGGGCACCATCTCCGGCACCGTCATCTTCCCCGCACTCATAGACTATGGATGTCTGCCGCCTTTTATCGTCGTTGGAGTGGTTTTAGGAG cCTGCGGAGTCGCCTGCTTCTTCCTCCCAAACACGAATTTGAAAAGACTAGAATAG
- the LOC121740336 gene encoding synaptic vesicle glycoprotein 2A-like isoform X2, whose product MVKACEPQAGEEIPHDHLYMVTGLSSNNLDKLAQEPEADFEAAIEATGYGRFNALLMLCCLPAFWSAVSVTSAPSYIFTQAVCDMNLRLLDMGTINAITYGGMIASAMVWGFLSDSLGRRKFLIWGFFASGVIELTASMSQSFTMLLITRFTSGFIFNGPFAVLISYIAELHRTSLRARVILLTSLFYTIANVTLPLLAWGILVNKWDVPVGSIFVIHSWNFFLLATALVPLITGAAFVFLPESPKFLMSRGRNEEAMEVFRKMYTMNTGLPPDTFPIKTLVKEKSEQLEQGVKALKGGMAQTAPLFKPPYLAYLILICGAHIGCMFGSNTIRLWYPQLAAMMGTHANESLCSAIAPLPVVEEEALSCAPIQTDMLTYLQSSIVGAGSVLTYSIGGALVNRCGKKLVAGICGLLGAVVIILMPVLGNSAGAVVVMVTVGLAFNSLSGASLSSIVVDLFPTSLRVMAMATFLMCGRLGTISGTVIFPALIDYGCLPPFIVVGVVLGACGVACFFLPNTNLKRLE is encoded by the exons ATGGTGAAAGCCTGCGAGCCCCAAGCGGGGGAGGAGATCCCCCATGACCACCTCTACATGGTCACCGGCCTGTCCTCCAACAACTTGGACAAGTTGGCACAAG AGCCCGAGGCGGACTTCGAAGCGGCGATCGAGGCGACAGGGTATGGTCGGTTCAACGCGCTGCTAATGCTGTGCTGCCTCCCGGCCTTCTGGAGCGCGGTGTCCGTCACAAGCGCGCCCTCCTACATCTTCACCCAGGCCGTCTGCGACATGAACCTGAGGTTGCTGGACATGGGCACCATCAACGCTATTACTTATGGAG GTATGATAGCATCGGCCATGGTGTGGGGTTTCCTCTCCGACTCACTCGGACGTCGCAAATTCCTCATCTGGGGATTCTTCGCGTCCGGCGTGATCGAGCTGACAGCCTCCATGAGTCAGAGCTTCACCATGCTGCTCATCACACGATTCACCAGTGGATTCAT CTTCAACGGTCCATTCGCCGTGCTGATATCGTACATAGCGGAGTTGCACCGCACGTCCCTGCGTGCTCGCGTCATCCTGCTCACCAGCCTGTTCTACACCATCGCCAACGTGACGCTGCCGCTGCTGGCCTGGGGCATCCTCGTCAATAAATGGGATGTGCCCGTTGGAAGCATCTTTG TGATTCACTCCTGGAACTTCTTTCTCCTGGCGACTGCGTTGGTTCCCCTCATAACTGGCGCAGCATTTGTCTTTCTCCCCGAGAGCCCCAAGTTCCTCATGTCCAGGGGTAGGAACGAGGAGGCGATGGAGGTTTTCCGCAAAATGTACACCATGAATACTGGACTGCCACCAGATACATTCCCA ATCAAGACTTTGGTCAAGGAAAAGTCGGAACAGTTGGAGCAAGGCGTGAAGGCGCTCAAAGGAGGCATGGCGCAAACAGCCCCCTTGTTCAAACCACCGTACCTGGCCTATCTGATCCTCATATGTGGAGCACACATTGGCTGCATGTTTGG ATCCAACACTATCCGACTCTGGTATCCCCAACTAGCAGCCATGATGGGAACTCATGCGAATGAGAGTTTATGCTCTGCCATCGCACCATTGCCAGTTGTTGAGGAGGAGGCGTTGTCATGTGCCCCCATACAGACAGATATGCTGACGTATTTGCAGAGCTCCATAGTAGGAGCTGGGTCGGTGCTCACTTACAGCATTGGCGGAGCGTTGGTGAATAG ATGCGGTAAGAAGCTGGTGGCCGGTATCTGCGGTCTGCTTGGGGCTGTGGTTATCATCCTCATGCCGGTGCTGGGCAACAGCGCGGGCGCCGTGGTGGTGATGGTGACGGTGGGACTCGCCTTCAACTCTTTGTCTGGGGCGTCGTTGTCGAGCATCGTTGTGGATCTCTTCCCTACGTCGCTCAG AGTGATGGCGATGGCTACGTTCCTGATGTGCGGGCGGCTGGGCACCATCTCCGGCACCGTCATCTTCCCCGCACTCATAGACTATGGATGTCTGCCGCCTTTTATCGTCGTTGGAGTGGTTTTAGGAG cCTGCGGAGTCGCCTGCTTCTTCCTCCCAAACACGAATTTGAAAAGACTAGAATAG